The genome window TTTCGGAAAGCGATATTTTTTCCGCCGGGACAAAGCAGCAGATTGAGGAATAACGACGGCGACACTTCCGTTGTATCCAGCAATGACTGCTGTACTCACACTGCCGATCACCCTGGAATCCACCTTCGCTGCCAATCTGCCGGATATGGCCGTCGCCTGGCATGCGGGGAAGGTGTCCGATCCGACTCTCATCATCCTCAACGAGAAGCTGGCCGTTGACCTCGGACTGGACCCCGCGTTCCTGCGCACGTCCGGGGGCATAGGACTTCTGACGGGTAACGGCCTGCCGGAAAACGCCAACCCGGTTGCACAGGCGTACGCCGGTCACCAGTTCGGTAATTTCACCCGCCTGGGTGACGGCCGCGCTCTGCTGCTCGGTGAGATCGTTGATCCCTCCGGCCAACGTCGCGACCTCCACCTCAAGGGATCAGGCCGTACTCCGTTTGCCCGCGGCGGCGACGGCCTCGCAGCAGTCGGACCCATGCTGCGCGAATACATAGTCAGCGAGGCCATGCACGCTCTCGGCATTCCCACCACGCGCTCGCTCGCCGTCGTCGGCACCGGCGGGATGGTGCGCCGTGAGGAGATGCTGCCCGGCGCCGTGCTTGCGCGGGTAGCCTCGAGCCACCTGCGCGTGGGGAGTTTCCAGTACGCGCGCGCCACCGGAGACGCCGATCTCCTACGGCGGCTCGCCGACCACGCCATCAACCGGCACTACCCGGAGGCTACTCGGAGCCCCAACCGGTACCTGGATCTGCTGGACCGCGTTATCGCAGCACAGGCATCACTGGTTGCCGGCTGGATGCTGGTGGGCTTCGTCCACGGTGTGATGAACACCGACAACATGACCATCTCAGGGGAAACGATCGACTACGGCCCCTGCGCCTTCATGGATACGTTCGATCCGGCCACTGTCTACAGCTCGATTGATGCCATGGGCCGCTACTCCTACGGCAACCAGCCCGTCATCGCGCAATGGAACCTTGCCCGCTTCGCCGAGACGCTTCTGCCGCTACTCGCCGAAGACCTGGATGAGGCGGTTGCGCTCGCCGAGAACTCGCTGGGCAGGTTCCCTGCCCTCTACAGCGGCGCATGGCTGGCGGGAATGCGCGCCAAGCTCGGTCTCACGGACGACGTCGACGACGACGCGGTCACAGCGCTCGCCGACACCCTGCTCACCCTGCTTCAGGAGCAGCAGGTCGACTACACGTCCCTCTTCCGGAGTCTCGGCGCAGCTGCCCGTGGGGACGCCGAGACAGCTCGTGCGTTCTTCGGCGAGCCGGACCGCTTTGATGCCTGGCTCGCGAAGTGGCTCGCCCATAGCCCGGATGCAGACGCCATGGACGGCGTGAACCCTGTCTACATTCCGCGCAACCACCTCGTCGAGGAGGCTCTCGCCAGTGCGGTGGAGGGCGACGTCGGCCCGATGGAGAGGCTGCTGGCGGCGGTCAGCGATCCCTTTACCGAGCGTCCCGGTTTGGAACGCTATGCCGTAGCTGCGCCGCCAACCTTCGGATGCTACCGCACGTTCTGCGGCACCTAAGCTAGTACAGGCCGGGAAGCGCGGGACCTAGGGGTTGTCGAGGTCCCGTGCTGCGAAAGTATCGCACGCTTCAATGTCGCCGGTTTCGAGACCCCGGAGGAACCAGGTTTGACGCTGTTCGCTGGAGCCGTGGGTCCAGACCTCGGGGTTGACCTGCCCCGTGGTTGATTCCTGGATGCGGTCATCTCCTACGGCCGACGCCGCCGACAGAGCGTCCTGTAGGTCCGTCCGGGTGAACTCGCGCAGGAAGGGCACACCCGATTCAGGATCGGGGACGCTCGTCGCGTGCGCCGCCCACATGCCTGCGTAGCAGTCTGCCTGCAGTTCGACACGGACAGCGCCGGATTCCTCGCCCCGCGGGTCCTGCTGTGAAGCACCCAGCGTGCCCGTCAGGTTCTGGACGTGATGCCCGAACTCGTGGGCGATCACGTACTCCTGGGCGAGCGGACCTCCGGAAGCCCCGAATCGTGCCACCAGATCGTCGAAGAACGCGGTGTCGTAGTAGGTTTGCTCATCCGCCGGGCAGTAGAACGGCCCGACTGCGCTGGTCGCCGCCCCGCAACCGGTGTTCGTCTGACCGCTGAACAGGACAACGCCCGGCTGTGTGTACTGCACGCCGTAGGGCTCAAGGTACGGCCCCCAAAAGCTGTCCAGGCTTTCCGCCGTCCCCAGGATGCGGCAGTCGAGCCGCTCATTGGCGTCCTCGCCTGTCCTGCAGGATTCGATGGCAGGGTCTTCGTTCGCGCCGATTCCGGGAGCGCTGCCACCACTGCCGTCCAGCCCCAACTGGTCAACGACGCCCGGCCCGAAGAACAGTGACAGCAGGAGAATGAGCCCGCCGCCGAGGCCGCCACCGATGGCTACACCCCGACCGCGGCCCCGACGGTCGCTCACACGGGACGGGTCAAACTGTGCGTTGTCATTGAAGCTCATGTCAGCACTCTAGACCTACTAAGCCTGCTTGGTAATTTCACACCGCTGGACGATGCACAATACGTGCATGGCAGATTCCTACTACCGCAACCTTGGCGGCGGCCGTTTCGAGGCCACGATTCACGCCCAGGGAGCCTGGAACACGCACGAACAGCACATGGCGCCGGCGTCCGGCCTGATAGCCCACTGCCTCGAACTGTTCCAGCCTCGGAAGGACCTCCGGATCGCCCGAATCTCGTACGAGATCCTCGGACTCATCCCGCTCGACACGATCGAGGTCACGGCGCAAATGGTCCGTCCCGGTCGCACCATCGAGCTGCTCGAGGCGGAGA of Arthrobacter sp. JZ12 contains these proteins:
- a CDS encoding protein adenylyltransferase SelO, with protein sequence MTAVLTLPITLESTFAANLPDMAVAWHAGKVSDPTLIILNEKLAVDLGLDPAFLRTSGGIGLLTGNGLPENANPVAQAYAGHQFGNFTRLGDGRALLLGEIVDPSGQRRDLHLKGSGRTPFARGGDGLAAVGPMLREYIVSEAMHALGIPTTRSLAVVGTGGMVRREEMLPGAVLARVASSHLRVGSFQYARATGDADLLRRLADHAINRHYPEATRSPNRYLDLLDRVIAAQASLVAGWMLVGFVHGVMNTDNMTISGETIDYGPCAFMDTFDPATVYSSIDAMGRYSYGNQPVIAQWNLARFAETLLPLLAEDLDEAVALAENSLGRFPALYSGAWLAGMRAKLGLTDDVDDDAVTALADTLLTLLQEQQVDYTSLFRSLGAAARGDAETARAFFGEPDRFDAWLAKWLAHSPDADAMDGVNPVYIPRNHLVEEALASAVEGDVGPMERLLAAVSDPFTERPGLERYAVAAPPTFGCYRTFCGT
- a CDS encoding neutral zinc metallopeptidase, whose translation is MSFNDNAQFDPSRVSDRRGRGRGVAIGGGLGGGLILLLSLFFGPGVVDQLGLDGSGGSAPGIGANEDPAIESCRTGEDANERLDCRILGTAESLDSFWGPYLEPYGVQYTQPGVVLFSGQTNTGCGAATSAVGPFYCPADEQTYYDTAFFDDLVARFGASGGPLAQEYVIAHEFGHHVQNLTGTLGASQQDPRGEESGAVRVELQADCYAGMWAAHATSVPDPESGVPFLREFTRTDLQDALSAASAVGDDRIQESTTGQVNPEVWTHGSSEQRQTWFLRGLETGDIEACDTFAARDLDNP